The Synchiropus splendidus isolate RoL2022-P1 chromosome 1, RoL_Sspl_1.0, whole genome shotgun sequence genome includes a window with the following:
- the il12rb1 gene encoding uncharacterized protein il12rb1 isoform X1, giving the protein MAWCPHNVQIRREHFLSSQTLGHTKIILISTIPSSLTIFKLQPLEIVMSELTISLKKTLAEGLRFDLSQTGICESQRPHLVGVLRHIVLHSGAGVGCPSSPLCYRKSSDAIDYICEWNMNGSDNVNFRLSIEEFQKQFDRSPVEIAEEEIICRRPVNISVEAFDGNSSCSSPITTVVLKHVVKFPAPQNIRFSWSGNSVNLTWMAPENSPASAEVWYRQYGHPADIWKKLNTTVQTLGLEDVPSYQASLENFAKNISYQLRLRHQSRTAQKPLWSDWSPVVIVPAELTHKPVIVVSSVLEKDERKVSIKWNPKQAAAAAVQGVTYVLWETIGCPCQTEKVHNTTQDYVTSVSKSSVFISVIAKNTAGSSPRAIQQVPLDPAQQFENCSDTFLEIGPRAKTCLELYPIQNGGLEQDHAITITKKTMKMRQRIKDNIRYLCVRYRCRSYRPEVQACVAYQKEGVPRKEPQDFIGSSYSQTSANLSWREIPIEDQQGFVTHYHLCSVKIGSQDEHTECHNISASRRYIGPQMTLEYQLKNLVAGEKYNISVAGVTRGGKGPAAATVIQTLPDIQSVNVWIALVYAILIILAVLILVFKKFQGRILPPVPKPIIHNFDRRQAGNQTMSEKLEAPLQQEEEQVHEFTLHQKPPEDTHLGVVEQLAMEETWGYTDSSHETCSNPELTELDDAEETKCDLVEAQLTSLLYKRGLVFDEAR; this is encoded by the exons ATGGCCTGGTGTCCTCATAATGTACAAATtagaagagagcatttcctctcatcccaaactttgggtcacactaAGATTATTCTCATTTCCACGATACCTTCTTCtctaaccattttcaagctacagccacTTGAAATAGTGATGTCAGAGTTGactatttcactgaaaaaaactCTTGCCGAAGGGTTAAGATTTGACTTGAGTCAAACAGGCATTTGTGAGAGTCAGAGGCCTCATCTAGTTGGTGTTCTACGTCACATTGTCCTGCATTCAGGTGCAGGGGTGGGATGTCCCTCGAGTCCTCTGTGCTACAGAAAGAGCAGCGATGCCATCGACTACATTTGCGAATGGAACATGAACGGAAGTGACAATGTGAATTTTCGTCTGTCCATCGA GGAATTTCAAAAACAGTTTGACCGGAGTCCTGTTGAGATCGCGGAAGAGGAGATCATATGCCGGCGGCCTGTTAATATTTCGGTGGAAGCATTTGATGGAAACTCTAGCTGCAGCTCTCCCATTACAACGGTTGTTCTCAAACATGTAG TAAAATTCCCTGCACCACAAAACATTCGATTTTCATGGTCTGGGAACAGTGTCAACCTGACCTGGATGGCCCCTGAGAATAGTCCGGCTTCAGCGGAAGTCTGGTACCGACAATACGGACACCCTGCAGACATTTGGAAAAAG TTGAACACCACCGTCCAGACACTTGGCCTGGAAGATGTGCCTTCTT ATCAAGCATCGCTGGAAAACTTTGCAAAGAATATTTCCTACCAGTTGCGGCTCAGACACCAATCCAGAACTGCGCAAAAGCCACTGTGGAGTGACTGGTCACCTGTTGTGATAGTTCCTGCAG agctCACTCACAAGCCTGTGATTGTCGTCTCATCGGTGCTAGAAAAGGACGAGCGAAAGGTGTCAATTAAATGGAAC CCGAAACAggcggcagcggcagcagtcCAGGGTGTCACGTACGTCTTGTGGGAGACTATTGGGTGTCCATGTCAAACGGAGAAAGTTCACAACACCACTCAAGATTACGTGACCTCCGTGTCCAAGTCAAGCGTCTTCATCTCGGTCATTGCCAAAAACACAGCAGGGTCTTCTCCCAGAGCAATTCAACAAGTCCCATTGGATCCTGCACAGCAATTTGAAA ATTGTTCCGACACTTTCCTGGAAATAGGACCACGGGCTAAAACATGTCTTGAATTGTACCCGATTCAAAATGGAGGACTGGAGCAGGATCATGCGATCACCATCACAAAAAAGACCATGAAGATGCGGCAGAGGATAAAAG ATAACATACGATATCTTTGCGTCCGATACCGTTGCCGCAGTTACAGACCAGAGGTTCAAGCCTGTGTCGCGTATCAAAAAGAGGGAG TTCCCCGCAAAGAACCTCAAGACTTTATTGgttccagttactcacaaactTCAGCAAATCTGTCATGGAGGGAAATACCGATCGAGGACCAGCAGGGTTTCGTAACGCATTACCACCTTTGCAGCGTGAAAATTGGCTCCCAGGATGAACACACAG agTGCCACAACATTTCTGCCTCGCGAAGATACATTGGGCCACAAATGACCCTGGAATATCAGCTGAAGAACTTGGTGGCTGGCGAGAAGTACAACATCAGCGTGGCTGGGGTGACGCGAGGAGGAAAAGGACCGGCGGCGGCAACTGTTATTCAGACGCTGCCCGACATTCAGTCCGTGAATG TGTGGATTGCCTTGGTGTATGCAATACTGATAATACTAGCCGTCCTCATACTTGTCTTCAAAAA GTTTCAGGGCAGAATACTCCCACCTGTGCCGAAGCCCATCATCCATAATTTTGACAGAAGGCAAGCAGGAAATCAG ACTATGTCGGAGAAACTGGAGGCGCCgctgcagcaggaagaggagcaggtgcACGAGTTCACGTTGCACCAGAAACCGCCAGA
- the LOC128749001 gene encoding uncharacterized protein LOC128749001 has protein sequence MKHPVMVVVLAAVLSVTGQSGTEVTGILGSSITLQFHFSTTVMDVKSFTIHVRDSQSVSGMKKIAQCDVARRSCSGMEVNDIYIKNNSVFCQISRLTEHQSNIYWATYQSDLRSIDSDEVHLSVLQQSSSPTGQNGKEVTGILGSSITLQFHFSTTMMDVKSFTIHVRDSQSVSGKKKIAECDVARRSCSGMEVNDIYIKNNSVFCQISHLTEHHSNIYWATYKPKARARASDGVHLSVLQQNSSTTDSPQQPETGTSPPVTNKTTESHTNTIMYVAIGGVSAFLLAALVCVIWCLVRSKGRRRSSLTILEPAQAPPVTTTNELPYSLLYFSNRTPSTLELNARMMEYATVQHHTGTLR, from the exons ATGAAGCACCCTGTGATGGTGGTCGTCCTCGCGGCTGTCTTGTCCGTCACCG GTCAAAGTGGGACAGAAGTGACCGGGATCCTGGGCTCCAGCATCACACTACAGTTCCACTTCAGCACCACCGTGATGGATGTTAAGTCTTTCACTATTCATGTGAGAGACAGTCAGAGTGTCAGTGGGATGAAGAAGATTGCTCAGTGTGATGTGGCAAGGAGAAGCTGCTCAGGAATGGAAGTTAATGACATTTACATAAAAAACAACTCAGTTTTTTGCCAAATCTCACGTCTGACTGAACATCAGTCCAACATCTACTGGGCCACTTATCAGTCAGACCTCAGATCAATAGACAGTGATGAAGTTCATCTGAGCgtcctgcagcagagcagcagtccCACTG GTCAAAATGGGAAAGAAGTGACTGGGATACTGGGCTCCAGCATCACACTACAGTTCCACTTCAGCACCACCATGATGGACGTTAAGTCTTTCACTATTCATGTCAGAGACAGTCAGAGTGTCAGTGGGAAAAAGAAGATTGCTGAGTGTGATGTAGCAAGGAGAAGCTGCTCAGGAATGGAGGTTAATGACATTTACATAAAAAACAACTCCGTTTTTTGCCAAATCTCACACCTGACTGAACATCATTCCAACATCTACTGGGCCACTTATAAGCCAAAAGCAAGAGCGAGGGCGAGTGATGGAGTTCATCTGAGCGTCCTgcagcagaacagcagcacCACTG ATTCACCTCAGCAGCCCGAGACTGGAACCAGCCCACCGGTCACAAATAAAACCACAGAAAGTCATACAAACACGATAATGTATGTTGCTATCGGGGGGGTGTCTGCCTTCCTATTGGCTGCATTGGTGTGTGTCATCTGGTGTTTGGTGCGAAGCAAAG GTCGGAGACGATCTTCACTCACCATTCTG GAACCAGCTCAGGCGCCACCCGTCACCACCACCAATGAACTGCCCTACAGTCTTCTGTACTTTTCTAACAGAACTCCATCAACTTTAGAACTGAATGCAAGGATGATGGAATACGCCACTGTGCAGCATCACACAGGAACCTTGAGATGA
- the LOC128755396 gene encoding uncharacterized protein LOC128755396 isoform X1: MASIDKMKLGVILVFIAALPLHSQSGKEVTGILGSSVTLQFHFSTTVMDVKSFTIQVRDSQSVSGIKKIAQCDVARRSCSGMEVNDIYIKNNSVFFQISSLTEHHSNIYWATYLPDLRPVDSDEVHLSVLQQNSSPTGQSGTEVTGILGSSITLQFHFSTTVMDVKSFTIHVRDSQSVTGKKKIAQCDVARRSCSGMEVNDIYIKNNSVFCQISHLTEHHSNIYLASYQPKARARASDRVHLSVLQQNSSTTALPQQTVTGTNALTLHPPTEGPTISIEYIIIGGASVFRLAAALLCVFCCLVPSIGNNLRM; this comes from the exons ATGGCCAGCATCGATAAAATGAAGCTTGGTGTGATCCTTGTCTTCATCGCAGCTCTGCCACTCCACA GTCAAAGTGGGAAGGAAGTGACCGGGATACTGGGCTCCAGCGTCACACTACAGTTCCACTTCAGCACCACCGTGATGGATGTTAAGTCTTTCACTATTCAAGTGAGAGACAGTCAGAGTGTCAGTGGGATAAAGAAGATTGCTCAGTGTGATGTAGCAAGGAGAAGCTGCTCAGGAATGGAAGTTAATGACATTTACATAAAAAACAActcagtttttttccaaatctcAAGCCTGACTGAACATCATTCCAACATCTACTGGGCCACTTATCTGCCAGACCTCAGACCAGTAGACAGTGATGAAGTTCATCTGAGCGTCCTGCAGCAGAACAGCAGTCCCACTG GTCAAAGTGGGACAGAAGTGACTGGGATCTTGGGCTCCAGCATCACACTACAGTTCCACTTCAGCACCACCGTGATGGATGTTAAGTCTTTCACTATTCATGTCAGAGACAGTCAGAGtgtcactgggaaaaagaagattGCTCAGTGTGATGTAGCAAGGAGAAGCTGCTCAGGAATGGAAGTTAATGACATTTACATAAAAAACAACTCAGTTTTTTGCCAAATCTCACACCTGACTGAACATCATTCCAACATCTACTTGGCCAGTTATCAGCCAAAAGCAAGAGCGAGGGCGAGTGACAGAGTTCATCTGAGTGTCCTgcagcagaacagcagcacCACTG cTTTGCCTCAACAGACTGTGACTGGAACCAACGCACTGACCCTGCATCCCCCCACTGAAGGACCTACCATCAGTATTGAGTATATCATCATTGGGGGGGCGTCTGTCTTCCGATTGGCTGCTGCACTGCTGTGTGTCTTCTGCTGTTTGGTGCCAAGCATCGGTAACAACTTAAGGATGTAG
- the LOC128755396 gene encoding uncharacterized protein LOC128755396 isoform X2, with product MDVKSFTIQVRDSQSVSGIKKIAQCDVARRSCSGMEVNDIYIKNNSVFFQISSLTEHHSNIYWATYLPDLRPVDSDEVHLSVLQQNSSPTGQSGTEVTGILGSSITLQFHFSTTVMDVKSFTIHVRDSQSVTGKKKIAQCDVARRSCSGMEVNDIYIKNNSVFCQISHLTEHHSNIYLASYQPKARARASDRVHLSVLQQNSSTTALPQQTVTGTNALTLHPPTEGPTISIEYIIIGGASVFRLAAALLCVFCCLVPSIGNNLRM from the exons ATGGATGTTAAGTCTTTCACTATTCAAGTGAGAGACAGTCAGAGTGTCAGTGGGATAAAGAAGATTGCTCAGTGTGATGTAGCAAGGAGAAGCTGCTCAGGAATGGAAGTTAATGACATTTACATAAAAAACAActcagtttttttccaaatctcAAGCCTGACTGAACATCATTCCAACATCTACTGGGCCACTTATCTGCCAGACCTCAGACCAGTAGACAGTGATGAAGTTCATCTGAGCGTCCTGCAGCAGAACAGCAGTCCCACTG GTCAAAGTGGGACAGAAGTGACTGGGATCTTGGGCTCCAGCATCACACTACAGTTCCACTTCAGCACCACCGTGATGGATGTTAAGTCTTTCACTATTCATGTCAGAGACAGTCAGAGtgtcactgggaaaaagaagattGCTCAGTGTGATGTAGCAAGGAGAAGCTGCTCAGGAATGGAAGTTAATGACATTTACATAAAAAACAACTCAGTTTTTTGCCAAATCTCACACCTGACTGAACATCATTCCAACATCTACTTGGCCAGTTATCAGCCAAAAGCAAGAGCGAGGGCGAGTGACAGAGTTCATCTGAGTGTCCTgcagcagaacagcagcacCACTG cTTTGCCTCAACAGACTGTGACTGGAACCAACGCACTGACCCTGCATCCCCCCACTGAAGGACCTACCATCAGTATTGAGTATATCATCATTGGGGGGGCGTCTGTCTTCCGATTGGCTGCTGCACTGCTGTGTGTCTTCTGCTGTTTGGTGCCAAGCATCGGTAACAACTTAAGGATGTAG